The Fulvivirga ligni genome window below encodes:
- a CDS encoding nuclear transport factor 2 family protein — protein MTDKLRIEQAIKDFVRGGDNSDTTLLDRVLHKDFRVTNNGFMGTSGVTIIDKSQYLDNIEKGVFGGLPREMEILQLDQSDKIASVKLKIESSENNFISYNSLVLDADNEWKIINNLAVVTPKKAAL, from the coding sequence ATGACAGATAAACTAAGAATAGAGCAAGCCATAAAGGATTTCGTAAGGGGAGGTGACAACAGTGACACCACGCTTCTGGACCGGGTGCTTCACAAGGATTTCCGAGTTACCAATAACGGGTTTATGGGTACATCTGGCGTTACGATTATAGATAAAAGTCAATATTTAGATAATATCGAAAAAGGTGTCTTTGGTGGTTTGCCTCGAGAAATGGAGATTTTGCAGCTTGATCAAAGTGATAAAATTGCAAGTGTAAAACTTAAGATCGAAAGCTCTGAGAATAACTTTATTTCCTATAATTCCCTGGTTCTGGATGCAGATAATGAATGGAAAATTATCAATAATCTAGCCGTAGTTACGCCGAAAAAGGCTGCCTTATAA
- a CDS encoding PQQ-dependent sugar dehydrogenase, whose translation MLYSPFIKSRYSFLVILLTLACIIVFTDHAWSQQFPNNFAGQQLATGLDPVGMDVAPDGRIFIAEKNGKIQIIKNGSMLSTPFASIPNVDIEGERGLMKVLLDPDFDNNQYLYIYYTRDFGSYSRNRISRITANGDLMEPGSELLLLEMGNLESSFFHNGGGLAIKDGQLYISTGENTIANYSQSLENLKGKILRINTDGTIPTDNPFYSTASGKNRAIWALGFRNPFRLNSQPGTGVLIATDVGAGSWEEINEIEKGKNYGWPLIEGKRSGGQSAPENYQDPLYAYDHSQGCSITAGSFYNPITAKFPTSYIGKFFFGDYCNDWIRTFDPATGAVANFATNVNRPLDLAVSDEGDLYFISRGEGGNSSSTGGTVWRVNYTGNGAPVIAIQPQSQTISNGQSVTFEVQASGNPTPSFQWRRNGVNIPGATAYNYTLTEPTLSDNGANFSVVVSNLAGSVTSNSATLTVLDNDLPVATINTPTMGTTYNAGDVITYSGSATDTEDGNLPASAFTWRIDLFHFDDPQHSHPAMDPTSGFTSGTFTVPTEMETSPNVLFRIFLTVVDSDGASHTVSRDITPILSEITLTTNPAGLNLKLDGKVVTTPYTFTGASGVSREIEAVTPQSLNGQSYIFSSWSDNGARTHTIATPATATTFTANFTEGSSGIVDGGIYEMQPQHNTNLRLTVRNGSTANSALVDGVASNGSTSQQWKFIAAGNGLYEVEPQHSLGKRLDLAGSSTANNAEIHSYQRNGNNNQLWTVIDLGNEIYQFEPLPALGKRLDIENVNGVPRALSRTEDGGQSQRWKLLPVSIPTCDIIPYSQVNGAAWTGASSVTLEVGDAVKFGPQSAEFGVNGNNWSWTGPNNYTANGRETLISNVQGNNAGTYTVTNVDANGCTATYDFIVIVNLPVNISIEAVEAEQTGNVATNLLDGNTDDASRWSANGIPKWVIFDLGVTASITGVKIWTYQDRAYQYTVEVSDSPASGFSVVSDQTGNTNNAQPLTTNFSAIGRYVRLTVTGASGYSGSWVSLTEVEIETANSANIQHNHARLLSDDDLEHNLTVYPNPVDEAINISIKGIEKANVLIYNNEGQLLMSEEYSGGTLNISTKETLSKGLYLLKIISDDGTTQSRKLIIE comes from the coding sequence ATGTTATATTCACCATTCATCAAGTCTAGATATAGCTTTCTAGTTATATTGTTAACACTGGCTTGTATTATCGTATTTACTGACCATGCCTGGTCACAGCAGTTTCCAAATAATTTTGCTGGTCAGCAGTTAGCCACAGGACTAGACCCTGTGGGCATGGATGTAGCACCCGATGGCCGTATTTTTATCGCAGAAAAAAACGGCAAGATTCAGATTATCAAAAACGGCAGCATGCTATCGACGCCTTTTGCTTCTATACCTAACGTGGATATTGAAGGAGAAAGAGGATTAATGAAGGTACTGTTAGATCCTGACTTTGATAACAATCAGTATTTATACATTTATTACACCCGTGACTTTGGCTCATACAGTAGAAACCGGATCAGCCGAATTACTGCTAATGGAGACCTCATGGAGCCTGGCAGTGAGTTACTGCTGCTTGAAATGGGCAATCTTGAATCTTCATTTTTTCACAATGGCGGTGGCTTAGCCATAAAAGATGGTCAACTCTACATTTCCACCGGAGAAAACACCATTGCCAACTACTCTCAAAGTTTAGAAAATCTAAAAGGTAAAATCCTAAGGATTAACACCGATGGCACCATCCCGACTGACAACCCTTTTTACAGCACTGCAAGCGGAAAAAACAGGGCCATTTGGGCTTTAGGTTTTCGTAATCCATTTAGGTTGAATTCACAGCCAGGTACAGGTGTGCTTATAGCTACCGATGTTGGAGCAGGCTCATGGGAAGAGATAAATGAGATAGAGAAAGGAAAAAATTACGGCTGGCCATTGATAGAAGGCAAGAGAAGCGGCGGACAATCCGCTCCTGAGAACTACCAAGATCCTCTATATGCCTATGATCATAGTCAGGGCTGCTCTATAACGGCTGGCAGTTTTTACAATCCTATTACAGCAAAATTTCCCACCTCCTATATTGGCAAATTTTTCTTTGGAGACTATTGCAACGACTGGATTAGAACCTTTGACCCAGCCACAGGAGCCGTAGCTAATTTCGCCACTAATGTTAATCGCCCTTTAGATTTGGCCGTAAGCGATGAAGGTGATTTATACTTCATTTCACGCGGAGAAGGAGGCAATTCCTCGAGTACAGGTGGAACTGTATGGCGAGTAAACTATACCGGCAATGGCGCACCTGTAATAGCAATACAACCGCAGAGTCAAACCATTTCTAATGGACAGAGTGTCACTTTTGAAGTGCAGGCGTCAGGTAATCCCACGCCATCTTTTCAATGGAGGCGGAACGGGGTAAACATTCCAGGAGCTACCGCATACAACTACACCTTAACAGAACCTACCCTGTCTGATAATGGCGCTAATTTTAGTGTGGTAGTAAGTAATTTAGCAGGATCTGTGACCAGTAATTCAGCTACATTAACTGTATTAGATAACGATTTGCCGGTGGCCACTATTAACACACCAACCATGGGCACAACCTATAATGCCGGTGACGTCATCACCTACAGCGGCAGTGCCACCGATACGGAAGACGGAAACCTCCCGGCAAGCGCCTTCACCTGGAGAATCGATCTGTTCCATTTTGATGACCCTCAGCATAGTCACCCAGCCATGGACCCTACCTCGGGCTTTACATCGGGAACTTTCACTGTCCCTACAGAAATGGAGACATCTCCCAATGTACTTTTCAGAATATTCCTGACCGTGGTTGATTCAGATGGCGCCTCGCATACGGTATCGAGAGACATTACTCCTATACTATCCGAGATTACTCTCACCACCAACCCTGCCGGACTCAATCTGAAGCTTGATGGTAAAGTGGTGACCACACCCTATACCTTTACCGGAGCCAGTGGTGTGAGCCGTGAAATTGAAGCAGTGACACCACAATCGCTTAATGGTCAGTCATATATATTCTCTTCATGGTCAGATAACGGAGCTCGTACACACACTATTGCTACACCTGCAACGGCTACTACCTTTACTGCGAATTTCACCGAAGGCTCCAGCGGCATAGTAGATGGTGGCATCTATGAAATGCAGCCACAACATAACACAAATCTCAGGCTCACTGTAAGAAATGGCTCTACGGCCAATAGTGCTCTGGTGGATGGTGTCGCTTCTAATGGCAGCACCAGTCAACAATGGAAGTTTATTGCGGCAGGCAACGGCTTGTATGAAGTAGAACCGCAACATTCCCTGGGTAAGCGATTAGACCTTGCCGGATCAAGCACGGCCAACAATGCTGAAATTCACAGCTATCAGCGTAATGGCAACAACAATCAACTGTGGACGGTAATAGATTTAGGTAATGAAATCTACCAATTTGAACCGCTCCCCGCACTAGGCAAAAGGTTGGACATTGAAAATGTTAATGGTGTGCCCCGGGCGTTAAGCAGAACCGAAGATGGCGGACAAAGCCAGAGATGGAAATTACTGCCTGTATCGATTCCCACTTGTGACATTATACCCTATTCACAAGTTAATGGAGCTGCATGGACTGGCGCGAGCAGCGTAACGCTCGAAGTAGGTGATGCGGTAAAGTTTGGCCCACAATCAGCGGAATTTGGAGTAAATGGTAATAATTGGTCATGGACAGGACCTAATAATTACACTGCCAACGGTCGGGAAACTCTCATTTCGAATGTTCAGGGCAACAATGCAGGAACATACACTGTCACGAATGTAGATGCTAACGGCTGTACAGCCACCTATGACTTCATAGTAATAGTAAACCTGCCGGTGAATATCAGTATTGAGGCTGTGGAAGCCGAGCAGACCGGAAATGTGGCTACTAATCTACTGGATGGCAATACGGATGACGCCTCCAGATGGAGCGCAAACGGCATTCCTAAGTGGGTAATTTTCGATTTAGGAGTAACCGCATCAATTACCGGCGTAAAAATATGGACCTACCAGGACCGTGCTTACCAGTATACTGTGGAGGTATCTGATTCTCCTGCCAGCGGATTTTCTGTAGTTTCAGATCAGACTGGTAACACCAATAATGCACAGCCACTTACCACTAACTTTTCTGCAATAGGAAGGTACGTTAGACTAACAGTTACAGGAGCATCCGGATATTCTGGATCATGGGTGAGTCTTACGGAAGTAGAGATTGAAACCGCAAACTCGGCTAACATTCAGCATAACCATGCACGACTCTTAAGTGATGATGATTTGGAGCACAATTTAACTGTTTATCCTAACCCGGTAGATGAAGCCATAAACATCAGCATAAAGGGCATTGAAAAGGCAAATGTACTCATTTATAACAATGAAGGTCAGCTGCTTATGAGTGAAGAGTATTCAGGTGGCACTTTAAATATTAGCACTAAAGAAACGCTTTCTAAAGGACTCTACTTATTGAAAATCATTTCTGATGATGGCACAACACAGAGCAGAAAGTTAATCATAGAATAA
- a CDS encoding endonuclease/exonuclease/phosphatase family protein: MKIMCLNGWGGTLYDQLISYLKEADPDVLCLQEVIHTPASEADMLTYKDGDHVLPQRANLFRDVQNVLSDHIGIFCPAAQGVLWDDQTEIPSQWGLATFVKKRFPIIEQLQGFVHKSYSPFDYGDHPRSRSAHAIKIYDYDSNTPMVIAHMHGLRDLKGKMDTPEREAQARKFLTLINTLAEKDAPLIFCGDFNVEPDSETLKILKEAGLKELVTTMTSKGTRNSYYKKESRYADYLLVNDNVNVADFQVVFDPEVSDHCPLVLTT; the protein is encoded by the coding sequence ATGAAAATTATGTGTCTCAACGGCTGGGGCGGAACGCTCTATGATCAATTAATATCTTATTTGAAGGAGGCGGATCCAGATGTGCTCTGTTTGCAGGAAGTTATACATACACCTGCTTCAGAGGCTGACATGCTTACCTACAAGGATGGCGACCATGTTTTGCCACAAAGGGCCAATTTATTTCGAGACGTGCAAAATGTGTTATCCGATCATATTGGCATATTCTGTCCGGCTGCTCAAGGGGTGCTTTGGGATGATCAAACTGAAATTCCTTCTCAATGGGGGCTGGCCACCTTTGTAAAAAAGAGGTTTCCAATTATAGAGCAGCTCCAGGGGTTTGTGCACAAATCGTATTCTCCATTTGACTATGGTGATCACCCTCGCTCACGAAGCGCACATGCTATTAAAATTTACGATTATGACAGTAATACGCCAATGGTCATTGCCCATATGCATGGGCTAAGAGATTTGAAAGGAAAAATGGACACCCCGGAAAGGGAAGCACAAGCTAGAAAGTTTCTTACTCTCATCAACACTTTGGCTGAAAAAGATGCTCCCCTAATATTTTGTGGAGATTTTAATGTAGAGCCTGATAGTGAGACGCTTAAGATTCTAAAAGAGGCGGGTCTCAAGGAGTTAGTTACAACAATGACTTCTAAAGGAACACGTAATTCATATTACAAAAAAGAGAGCCGTTATGCGGATTATTTACTGGTAAATGATAATGTTAATGTAGCAGATTTTCAGGTAGTCTTTGATCCGGAAGTATCAGATCATTGTCCTCTGGTATTAACCACTTAA